The Verrucomicrobiales bacterium genome includes a region encoding these proteins:
- a CDS encoding quinone-dependent dihydroorotate dehydrogenase: MGWIYRHVIRPVLFSRESETVHNETIEALAWMSRHPAFCDLAASFCEAPELPVHLWGLRFPNPVGLAAGMDKQAVAAPIWPALGFGFSELGGVTQLAQPGNPAPRMFRLVSEEALINRMGFNNPGADAVARTLGQWKASGRWPVHPVGINLGKSKLTALEHAAEDYAYSFRALWGLADFFVVNVSSPNTPNLRQLQDREALRDILLQLHSVQNELLATKSPMAGASSASAGRKPILVKVAPDLSWEALDDIVGLVEPCQLSGIVATNTTLARPESSDPALQGLLAETGGLSGRPLKQRSTEVVRHLYRQLQGRVPIIGVGGIFTAEDAWEKIQAGASLVQVYSGLVYEGPTLCRDIVSGLKEKVAAAGLRSISEAVGSSVR, encoded by the coding sequence GTGGGCTGGATCTATCGACATGTCATTCGTCCCGTGCTGTTTTCACGGGAGTCAGAAACCGTTCATAACGAAACCATCGAGGCACTGGCCTGGATGAGTCGGCACCCGGCCTTCTGCGATTTGGCCGCCAGTTTTTGTGAGGCTCCGGAGCTCCCGGTGCATCTGTGGGGGCTTAGGTTCCCGAATCCGGTGGGCCTGGCAGCCGGCATGGACAAGCAGGCCGTGGCGGCGCCCATCTGGCCCGCGCTCGGTTTTGGCTTTAGCGAGCTGGGTGGAGTGACTCAGCTGGCGCAGCCGGGCAATCCTGCCCCGCGCATGTTTCGGCTCGTCTCCGAGGAGGCTTTGATTAATCGGATGGGTTTCAACAATCCGGGGGCCGATGCGGTCGCCCGGACCCTGGGTCAGTGGAAGGCTTCGGGCCGATGGCCTGTCCATCCGGTGGGCATCAACTTGGGCAAATCGAAGCTGACCGCCTTGGAGCATGCGGCAGAAGACTATGCCTATTCCTTCCGAGCTCTTTGGGGGCTGGCTGATTTTTTTGTGGTGAATGTGAGTTCCCCCAACACGCCCAACTTGCGCCAGCTGCAGGACCGCGAGGCGCTACGGGATATCCTGCTCCAACTGCATTCGGTTCAAAATGAGCTTTTGGCAACGAAGTCCCCCATGGCCGGGGCCTCGTCCGCTTCCGCAGGCCGCAAGCCTATCCTGGTCAAAGTTGCCCCGGATCTCTCCTGGGAGGCGTTGGATGATATTGTGGGTTTGGTTGAGCCTTGTCAGCTGTCCGGCATCGTGGCCACCAACACCACTCTGGCTCGACCGGAGTCGTCGGATCCAGCGCTCCAGGGATTGCTGGCCGAGACCGGAGGGCTGAGCGGGCGGCCATTGAAACAGCGGAGCACCGAGGTCGTTCGACATCTGTATCGTCAACTCCAGGGCCGCGTTCCCATTATCGGCGTCGGCGGGATTTTCACAGCGGAGGATGCGTGGGAGAAGATCCAGGCAGGAGCCAGCTTGGTTCAAGTCTACAGCGGATTGGTTTATGAAGGCCCAACCTTGTGTCGCGACATCGTCAGCGGGCTGAAGGAGAAAGT
- a CDS encoding DUF2851 family protein: MALEIHPVGLYRRSHCHYALPWLCHDHPPAGAPPERLLQRLWLHQRIRREGLRTVDGRLLRVLHPGFWNREAGPDFRRAIVQWEAEVAQQGDIEIDLHSSGWRSHGHHRRSDYSAVILHVVWKAESPCLAPTLELQSQLDAPWEELAQWEAAASTPRWPATMSGQCRVPLRTLSEAEQHRLLQAAAETRFEAKAERIRLRAATVGAEQAFWEFVLRTLGYKQNPWPMQHLGELLPRVRQVGDTTQTLQAKLLGVSGLLPAEVRQVPTAARPYLRSLWDVWWRAQHELGDLILPRSVWHLHHLRPANHPQRRLALAAHWLSDADLLPRLRAWGHQDHPTPKRQVEEFRQALRIPEDAFWSHHWTFRCAASDSKQPLLGTARLTDLAINAALPWLWMDACRQEDREQARRLKARYLAWPSAQDNTVLKLARLRLLSGDSTRNAPKTAALQQGLMQIVSDFCEHSDALCQGCPFPELLEGWR, from the coding sequence GTGGCCTTGGAGATCCACCCAGTTGGTTTGTATCGGCGCAGTCATTGTCATTATGCCCTGCCCTGGCTGTGCCATGACCACCCACCGGCAGGAGCTCCGCCGGAGAGGCTGCTGCAGCGCCTGTGGCTGCATCAACGGATCCGACGCGAAGGCTTGCGAACAGTGGATGGACGACTGCTGCGGGTGCTGCATCCTGGCTTTTGGAATCGCGAGGCCGGACCCGACTTCCGGCGGGCGATTGTCCAGTGGGAGGCAGAGGTCGCCCAACAGGGCGATATCGAGATCGATCTGCACTCGAGCGGGTGGCGATCGCATGGACACCATCGTCGCTCGGATTATTCGGCCGTCATCCTGCACGTCGTTTGGAAAGCGGAAAGTCCGTGCCTGGCACCCACCTTGGAGCTGCAAAGCCAGTTGGATGCCCCCTGGGAGGAACTCGCCCAATGGGAGGCTGCCGCCAGCACCCCCCGCTGGCCAGCGACGATGTCAGGCCAGTGTCGCGTCCCGCTGCGAACCCTCTCCGAAGCGGAGCAACACAGGCTGCTGCAGGCGGCGGCGGAGACACGATTCGAAGCCAAGGCGGAACGAATCCGCCTTCGCGCGGCGACGGTGGGGGCAGAGCAAGCCTTTTGGGAATTCGTTCTCCGAACGCTGGGATACAAGCAGAATCCCTGGCCGATGCAGCATCTGGGAGAATTGCTGCCTCGGGTCAGGCAGGTCGGCGACACCACCCAGACCCTGCAGGCCAAACTCTTGGGAGTGTCCGGGCTGCTACCCGCGGAGGTCAGGCAGGTGCCCACCGCTGCCCGCCCCTACCTGCGCAGCCTATGGGATGTTTGGTGGCGCGCTCAGCACGAACTGGGAGACTTGATACTCCCCCGCTCGGTCTGGCATCTGCATCACCTAAGGCCGGCAAACCACCCTCAGAGGCGCCTTGCCCTTGCAGCCCACTGGCTCAGTGATGCAGACCTGTTGCCGCGCCTTCGAGCCTGGGGTCACCAAGACCATCCGACACCCAAACGCCAGGTGGAGGAATTTCGGCAAGCCCTGCGAATTCCAGAGGACGCCTTCTGGTCGCATCACTGGACGTTTCGCTGCGCGGCGAGCGATTCCAAACAACCCCTGCTCGGCACCGCCAGGTTAACCGACCTGGCGATCAATGCCGCCCTGCCCTGGCTGTGGATGGACGCCTGTCGGCAGGAGGACCGGGAGCAAGCCCGGCGGCTCAAGGCACGCTACCTCGCCTGGCCCTCCGCTCAAGACAACACGGTGCTGAAGCTCGCTCGACTACGACTGCTCAGCGGTGATTCCACACGCAACGCACCCAAAACGGCCGCACTGCAACAAGGATTGATGCAAATCGTGAGCGACTTCTGCGAGCACTCGGATGCCCTCTGCCAAGGCTGCCCGTTTCCGGAACTGCTCGAGGGGTGGCGGTGA
- a CDS encoding exo-alpha-sialidase, with product MKWLSFLFPLWIAALPWVALGAEKPFLKSELIFPLEHWHNHGSCIVEAPNGDLLVCWFNGSGERKADDVKIEGARLRKGAKRWSERFTMADTPEYPDTNCAMFIDPMGRLWLMWPTILANEWHTALMKYKISSDYRREGSPRWQQSEILHVTPGTNFITATHRYAEEFSARLKAENWPETDRAEGLRFLEYVKAQSDDKLQRRLGWMTRAHPFVLEGKRLIVPLYSDGFSFSLMAISDDWGATWHASAPLCGPGNIQPSIVRRQDGSLYTLMRDNGPPPKRLMQSESRDRGETWSPVTDSDLPNPGAGAEIINLSNGHWALINNNAENHRGSLVVQISDDEGRTWKWQRHLERDEPGKKQGSYHYPSLIQSRDGTLHASYSYHISTEGLPKDAQGRTAHKSIKHAHFNLAWVQAGD from the coding sequence ATGAAATGGCTATCCTTTCTGTTTCCTCTGTGGATCGCGGCGCTTCCTTGGGTGGCGCTGGGCGCGGAAAAGCCCTTCCTGAAGTCGGAACTGATTTTCCCCCTGGAGCATTGGCACAATCACGGCTCGTGCATCGTGGAAGCTCCCAATGGGGATTTGCTGGTCTGTTGGTTCAATGGGTCGGGAGAGCGGAAGGCCGATGATGTCAAAATCGAGGGGGCGCGCCTGCGCAAAGGGGCGAAGCGCTGGAGCGAGCGCTTCACGATGGCCGACACGCCGGAGTATCCCGACACCAACTGCGCCATGTTCATCGATCCCATGGGTCGTCTCTGGCTGATGTGGCCAACCATCCTGGCCAACGAATGGCATACCGCCTTAATGAAGTACAAAATCTCCTCGGACTATCGTCGGGAGGGCTCACCCCGCTGGCAACAGAGTGAAATTCTCCACGTCACCCCGGGGACCAACTTCATCACCGCCACGCACCGCTACGCCGAGGAATTCTCCGCCCGCCTGAAGGCGGAGAACTGGCCGGAGACCGACCGGGCAGAAGGTTTGCGTTTCTTGGAGTACGTGAAAGCGCAGTCCGATGATAAACTGCAGCGGCGCTTGGGATGGATGACCCGCGCTCACCCGTTCGTGCTGGAGGGGAAACGGCTGATTGTCCCGCTTTATTCCGATGGTTTTTCCTTCTCCCTCATGGCGATCAGCGATGATTGGGGTGCCACCTGGCACGCCAGCGCGCCCTTGTGCGGGCCGGGCAATATCCAACCGAGCATCGTTAGACGCCAGGACGGATCGCTCTACACCCTCATGCGCGACAACGGTCCGCCTCCCAAACGGCTCATGCAGAGTGAATCACGAGATCGGGGCGAGACGTGGAGTCCGGTGACCGACAGCGATCTTCCCAATCCGGGTGCTGGTGCCGAGATCATCAACTTAAGCAATGGTCATTGGGCCCTGATCAACAACAATGCCGAAAACCATCGGGGGTCCCTGGTGGTTCAGATCTCTGATGACGAAGGGCGCACCTGGAAGTGGCAGCGTCATTTGGAGCGGGATGAGCCCGGTAAAAAACAGGGGTCGTATCACTACCCCAGCCTCATCCAATCCCGCGACGGCACGCTGCATGCCTCCTACAGCTATCACATTTCCACCGAGGGTCTGCCCAAGGATGCTCAAGGCCGGACGGCTCATAAGAGCATCAAGCATGCGCATTTCAACCTGGCTTGGGTGCAGGCTGGTGATTGA
- a CDS encoding tetratricopeptide repeat protein, which produces MAQAVKDQPLITGSDFHALQAVEGWLALGNPHEALAEWEKISPKLQQHPDVLNARWQIAASLKNWDDAFAAASQLMEVSPNDPTSWIHRSYALRRCRSGGLQQAWDALLPAVQKFPAVSTIPYNLACYAAQLGRPSEAWDWLHRAIEAAEDVTVIKEMALQDEDLRSIWDRIKTI; this is translated from the coding sequence ATGGCTCAAGCAGTAAAGGACCAGCCTTTGATTACCGGTTCTGATTTTCATGCACTCCAGGCAGTCGAAGGCTGGCTGGCATTAGGCAATCCCCATGAGGCGCTGGCCGAATGGGAGAAGATCTCCCCTAAACTGCAACAGCATCCGGATGTGTTGAACGCCCGTTGGCAAATCGCCGCCTCCCTGAAAAACTGGGACGATGCATTCGCTGCTGCCAGTCAGCTCATGGAGGTGAGTCCGAATGATCCCACCAGTTGGATCCACCGTTCCTACGCCCTGCGGCGGTGCCGATCCGGGGGACTGCAGCAAGCCTGGGATGCATTGCTCCCCGCCGTTCAAAAATTTCCCGCCGTAAGCACCATCCCCTACAACCTCGCCTGCTATGCAGCACAATTGGGAAGGCCGTCCGAAGCGTGGGACTGGCTTCATCGAGCCATCGAAGCGGCCGAGGATGTGACTGTCATCAAGGAGATGGCGCTCCAGGACGAGGATCTGCGAAGCATTTGGGACCGGATTAAGACCATCTAG
- a CDS encoding NUDIX domain-containing protein, with product MKEEIFDVVNERDEVIDHRPRHEVHRLKLLHRAVHVLVYNQRGDLFLQKRSMLKDCFPGTWDSSASGHLDQGEDYDACAVRELREEIGLTVIHPPRRLFKIDACSETGQEFVWVYRCESEGPFVLQPEEVDQGEWFSPAEITAWIADRPHEFASAFPLIWSKLPHSADRSL from the coding sequence ATGAAGGAAGAAATTTTCGATGTTGTGAACGAGCGCGACGAAGTGATCGATCACCGCCCTCGCCATGAGGTTCACCGGCTAAAGCTACTGCATCGCGCGGTCCATGTGCTGGTCTACAATCAGCGAGGAGATCTCTTTCTACAGAAGCGGTCCATGCTTAAGGACTGCTTCCCTGGCACCTGGGATTCCTCAGCTTCCGGCCATCTTGATCAGGGCGAGGATTATGACGCATGCGCCGTGCGCGAGCTGAGGGAAGAAATTGGGCTCACCGTCATCCACCCCCCACGCCGTCTGTTCAAGATCGATGCCTGCTCGGAGACAGGTCAGGAATTTGTGTGGGTCTACCGCTGCGAATCAGAGGGGCCGTTCGTGCTGCAACCCGAGGAAGTTGACCAAGGAGAGTGGTTCAGCCCCGCGGAAATCACCGCGTGGATCGCCGATCGCCCGCACGAATTCGCCAGCGCCTTCCCCCTCATCTGGAGCAAACTCCCCCACAGTGCCGACCGTTCCCTCTAG
- a CDS encoding ATP-binding protein, with protein MVKREFWCKQIELLWERRSIVWLKGVRRAGKTSLAKTLGHIEYFDCELPRVRRAMEDPEEFLGGLQGKRIVLDEVHRLDNPSELLKIAADHFPATRLLATGSSTLGASSRFRDTLAGRKTELWLTPMILADLEDFGQRDLKRRLLHGGLPPFFLSPEPPERDFQEWMDAYWAKDIQELFRLERRTSFQRFLELLFAQSGGIFEATRFAAPCEVSRSTITNYLAVLEETMVALVVRPFSTRRATEIVAAPKVYGFDTGFVCAHRGWSELRREDLGALWEHFVLNELIARTQSAEWRYWRDKAGHEIDFIWQRRGRGLLAIECKWSAKDFDATNLLVFARMYPKAEYVVVATDAEPSFRRNFGTLSVEFLTLERLAMRVATPGISA; from the coding sequence ATGGTAAAGCGCGAGTTTTGGTGTAAACAGATCGAGCTGTTGTGGGAGCGGCGTTCTATTGTCTGGCTCAAAGGCGTCCGACGCGCAGGAAAAACGTCTCTCGCGAAAACGCTTGGCCACATCGAATACTTCGACTGCGAGCTGCCCCGCGTCCGACGCGCGATGGAGGATCCGGAAGAATTCCTGGGCGGCCTGCAGGGGAAGCGCATCGTGCTCGACGAAGTTCACCGTCTGGACAACCCGTCGGAATTGCTGAAAATCGCGGCCGACCATTTCCCCGCCACACGGCTGCTGGCGACCGGCTCATCCACACTGGGTGCGAGCTCGAGATTCCGCGACACGCTGGCGGGCCGGAAGACCGAGCTGTGGCTCACTCCGATGATTCTGGCCGACTTGGAGGACTTTGGACAGCGGGACCTGAAGCGCCGGCTTTTGCACGGAGGTTTGCCTCCGTTCTTCCTTTCGCCGGAACCGCCGGAGCGGGATTTTCAAGAATGGATGGACGCGTATTGGGCGAAGGACATCCAGGAACTGTTCCGGCTGGAACGCCGCACTTCCTTCCAGCGGTTTCTAGAGCTGCTGTTTGCTCAGAGTGGGGGTATCTTTGAAGCAACCCGATTCGCTGCGCCGTGCGAAGTGAGTCGCTCCACTATCACAAACTATCTCGCCGTGTTGGAGGAAACGATGGTCGCGTTGGTGGTGCGTCCGTTCAGCACGCGGCGCGCGACGGAGATTGTCGCCGCGCCGAAAGTGTACGGTTTCGACACGGGTTTTGTCTGCGCTCATCGCGGTTGGTCGGAATTGCGACGGGAAGACTTGGGTGCGCTGTGGGAACATTTCGTTCTCAACGAACTCATCGCGCGTACGCAGTCGGCGGAGTGGCGATACTGGCGCGACAAGGCCGGGCACGAAATCGACTTCATCTGGCAGCGCCGTGGTCGTGGACTATTGGCCATCGAGTGTAAATGGTCAGCGAAGGACTTCGACGCGACCAACCTCCTCGTTTTCGCACGCATGTATCCCAAGGCCGAATATGTGGTCGTGGCCACTGACGCCGAGCCATCCTTCCGCCGTAACTTCGGCACACTTTCGGTAGAGTTTCTCACCTTGGAGAGACTGGCCATGCGCGTCGCGACGCCCGGAATCTCTGCGTGA
- a CDS encoding tRNA threonylcarbamoyladenosine dehydratase, whose translation MTNDSDYLTRFGGIARLYGVDGLARLRKARVTVVGVGGVGSWTVEALARSGVGHLTLVDLDDVCVTNINRQLPAMDGTVGRSKIDVLAERIQSINPECHVEQRLEFFTAATANELLSIPCDGVVDAIDQVPNKCLLIAECLRRNIPLVVCGGAGGRRDPTAIRVKDLALTSHDPLLAQVRYQLRHEHQFSAESTAWGVEAVFTTELPVFPQPDGSVCGVRPKGSHGVGLRLNCDAGVGAATFVTGAVGFTAASVMIGRLAQLSPGLV comes from the coding sequence ATGACAAATGATTCCGACTACCTGACCCGCTTTGGCGGGATCGCCCGCTTGTATGGGGTGGATGGTCTGGCACGGCTACGCAAGGCCCGTGTTACCGTCGTCGGCGTGGGAGGGGTTGGATCTTGGACCGTGGAGGCGCTTGCCCGTTCTGGCGTCGGTCATCTTACCTTGGTCGATCTGGACGATGTCTGTGTCACCAACATCAATCGCCAGCTTCCAGCGATGGATGGTACGGTGGGTCGGAGCAAGATCGACGTTCTTGCGGAGCGCATTCAGTCGATCAATCCGGAGTGCCACGTTGAACAGCGGCTGGAGTTCTTCACCGCCGCCACGGCGAACGAGTTGCTCTCGATTCCTTGCGACGGCGTGGTCGATGCCATTGATCAGGTGCCGAACAAATGTCTTTTGATCGCGGAATGTTTGCGTCGGAACATCCCGCTGGTGGTCTGCGGTGGTGCAGGAGGACGACGCGATCCCACGGCGATTCGCGTGAAGGATCTTGCCCTCACTAGCCATGACCCGTTGCTGGCCCAGGTTCGATATCAGCTGCGTCATGAGCACCAGTTTTCGGCGGAGTCGACGGCCTGGGGAGTGGAGGCGGTCTTCACCACGGAGCTGCCAGTGTTCCCGCAGCCCGACGGTTCCGTGTGCGGGGTGCGCCCGAAGGGATCTCATGGGGTCGGGTTGCGACTGAACTGCGATGCCGGGGTCGGCGCGGCGACGTTCGTCACGGGCGCGGTGGGATTCACGGCTGCGAGCGTGATGATTGGGCGGTTGGCGCAACTAAGCCCCGGGCTGGTCTGA
- a CDS encoding zinc-binding dehydrogenase has protein sequence MKALRLTAHGTPGQFEVAELAVPTPGPTEVLVKVEACGLNHLDLWVEEKGLPIPITLPLIQGSEAAGTVAAIGDRVHDRKVGDRVCISSGLSCGECEFCLREQDSMCTDSLLFGVQCNGGFSEFALAPSRHAVPLPDGLSFDTAAAVTLAASTAMHMLTSRTSTRAGDWVLVIGAGSGVGSAAIQIAKQLGARVIATGSSEPKRQLATQLGADFVVDSTSENWSREVRRITAKRGVDTVIEHVGGETLQKAFDCLARGGTIVTCGATAGREIALNLWPLFVKQQRLIGSYSRDRIDLVRTLEWAAEGRIKPVIDRIVPLAQGAAAFGALRRREVLGKVLIHPACRTYPDRDSESGSG, from the coding sequence ATGAAAGCACTGCGCCTCACCGCCCACGGAACCCCCGGGCAATTCGAAGTGGCTGAACTCGCCGTGCCTACGCCCGGGCCCACCGAGGTGCTCGTGAAGGTCGAAGCCTGCGGCCTCAACCACTTAGATCTTTGGGTGGAGGAAAAGGGCCTCCCTATCCCCATCACTCTTCCCCTGATCCAAGGCTCAGAAGCTGCTGGAACCGTCGCTGCCATCGGTGACAGGGTTCACGATCGTAAAGTGGGAGATCGGGTGTGCATCTCGTCAGGGCTGTCCTGCGGCGAATGCGAGTTCTGTCTTCGCGAGCAGGACTCCATGTGCACCGATAGCCTACTTTTCGGGGTACAGTGCAATGGTGGGTTCAGCGAGTTCGCATTGGCTCCCTCGCGGCACGCAGTTCCCCTTCCCGACGGATTGTCTTTCGATACCGCCGCCGCTGTGACTCTGGCGGCGAGCACCGCCATGCACATGCTCACGAGCCGCACCTCCACCCGGGCAGGCGATTGGGTACTGGTGATCGGAGCAGGCAGCGGAGTGGGCTCCGCAGCAATTCAGATCGCGAAACAACTCGGGGCAAGGGTGATCGCCACAGGTTCCTCCGAACCCAAACGTCAGCTTGCCACTCAGTTAGGGGCCGACTTTGTCGTCGATAGCACGAGCGAGAACTGGTCGCGGGAAGTCCGCCGGATCACCGCCAAACGTGGAGTGGATACTGTCATCGAGCATGTCGGCGGAGAGACCCTGCAGAAAGCGTTCGATTGCCTGGCTCGGGGTGGAACTATCGTCACCTGTGGCGCAACCGCCGGACGAGAAATTGCCCTCAATCTCTGGCCGCTCTTCGTCAAACAACAGCGTCTAATCGGCAGTTACAGTCGAGATCGAATCGATCTAGTACGAACCTTGGAATGGGCGGCGGAAGGCCGGATCAAACCGGTCATCGATCGAATCGTGCCACTCGCCCAGGGCGCAGCAGCATTCGGTGCCCTGCGCCGCCGAGAAGTTCTAGGCAAGGTGCTGATCCACCCAGCCTGTCGGACTTATCCGGACCGCGACTCCGAGTCGGGGTCCGGATAA
- a CDS encoding ketoacyl-ACP synthase III, with protein MTTKPFKNPRAQHGFQGRSCSILSVGSYVPERILTNAELEKMVDTSDDWITSRTGIKERRIAAENEFTSDMAAAAAQRAMQSAGIKAEQIDLIIVATITPDMMFPSTACLVQQKLGARRAAAFDVEAACSGFIYALEIGQQFITSRTYDTVLVIGAEKLSTIVDWTDRNTCVLFGDGAGAAILQSRPKSHGLLTACMGADGDKSDLLYMPGGGSMCPATKNSIAAGLHYLRMDGKETFKNAVNAMLTAAKEALKRCELDITQIKCVIPHQANRRIIEAVGERLGAREDQVFVNLDKYGNTSAASVAIALDEAVRTGVVQRGDLVLLVVFGAGLTWAAAVIEW; from the coding sequence ATGACGACCAAACCATTCAAAAATCCCCGGGCTCAACATGGCTTTCAAGGGCGTTCGTGCTCGATCCTCAGTGTGGGATCCTACGTCCCTGAACGAATTCTCACCAATGCCGAACTCGAGAAGATGGTCGATACCTCGGATGACTGGATCACCAGCCGAACCGGGATCAAGGAGCGCAGAATTGCGGCCGAGAACGAGTTTACGTCCGATATGGCCGCAGCGGCAGCTCAGCGCGCCATGCAGTCGGCTGGGATCAAAGCCGAACAGATCGACCTGATCATTGTCGCGACGATCACTCCCGACATGATGTTCCCGTCCACCGCCTGCCTGGTTCAACAGAAGTTGGGAGCGCGACGCGCGGCGGCATTTGACGTAGAAGCCGCCTGCTCCGGATTCATCTATGCCCTTGAGATCGGACAGCAGTTCATCACCTCCCGGACCTATGATACCGTCCTGGTGATCGGCGCGGAGAAGCTTTCCACCATCGTGGATTGGACGGATCGCAACACCTGTGTGCTTTTCGGAGACGGTGCCGGCGCCGCTATTCTCCAAAGCCGTCCGAAGTCCCATGGGCTGCTGACGGCGTGCATGGGCGCGGATGGCGACAAATCGGATCTCCTTTACATGCCCGGTGGCGGCAGTATGTGCCCCGCCACCAAGAACTCCATCGCCGCGGGCCTGCATTACCTCCGCATGGATGGCAAGGAGACCTTCAAGAATGCGGTGAACGCCATGCTGACCGCCGCGAAAGAGGCACTCAAGCGTTGCGAACTGGATATCACCCAGATCAAGTGCGTGATTCCGCATCAGGCGAACCGCCGGATCATTGAGGCGGTGGGTGAACGATTGGGAGCGCGGGAGGATCAGGTCTTCGTCAATCTGGACAAATATGGCAATACCTCCGCCGCCTCGGTCGCCATCGCTTTGGATGAGGCGGTGCGCACGGGTGTGGTTCAACGGGGTGACCTCGTCCTGTTGGTAGTGTTCGGCGCTGGCTTGACCTGGGCGGCTGCCGTGATTGAGTGGTAG
- the plsX gene encoding phosphate acyltransferase PlsX — MRIVVDVMGGDQGPSAVIEGSVQALSSAGNERIQKLFLAGQKEAIEPVLSRLGCTDRRVEIIHATEVLTMDDKPTDALRKKKDCSMARAIELVREGAAEAMISPGNTGGLVATSTIRLRLLEGVERAAIATVIPTTDAEFVLLDAGANPEVKPLHLLQFAMMGAAYARDILGRERPRVGILSNGTEEMKGNDITREALKLCRMTDLNFLGYVEGHDLFADRVDVVVADGFVGNIVLKTIESMGKCIQTILRREFQKNPVRKLGALIAYGGFRDIKKRMNPDSYGGAPLLGLNGTVIKVHGSAKATMVTNAVHQTAAAVNTHLNEHIRLAVAKANETVAAA; from the coding sequence ATGCGCATCGTGGTGGATGTGATGGGTGGAGACCAAGGGCCGTCGGCGGTCATTGAGGGCTCCGTCCAAGCCTTATCCTCAGCAGGCAACGAGCGGATCCAAAAGCTGTTCTTAGCAGGCCAGAAAGAGGCCATTGAGCCGGTGCTAAGCCGCTTGGGCTGCACAGACCGTCGTGTGGAGATCATCCATGCGACGGAAGTGCTGACCATGGACGACAAGCCTACCGACGCGCTGCGCAAAAAAAAGGACTGCTCTATGGCGCGGGCCATCGAGTTGGTCCGCGAAGGTGCAGCGGAAGCCATGATTTCGCCGGGGAACACCGGCGGGTTGGTGGCTACCTCGACCATTCGCCTCCGCCTGCTCGAAGGAGTCGAGCGCGCTGCCATCGCGACCGTCATACCGACTACCGATGCCGAATTCGTTCTGCTCGACGCGGGAGCGAATCCGGAGGTTAAACCGCTCCATCTGCTTCAGTTCGCCATGATGGGGGCTGCTTATGCTCGGGATATCCTGGGGCGTGAGCGGCCTCGCGTTGGCATTTTGAGCAACGGGACCGAGGAGATGAAGGGCAACGACATCACCCGCGAAGCTTTGAAGCTTTGCCGGATGACCGACCTGAATTTCCTGGGCTACGTCGAGGGACACGATCTCTTTGCTGACCGGGTGGATGTGGTGGTGGCCGACGGGTTCGTCGGCAACATTGTGCTGAAGACCATCGAGAGCATGGGGAAGTGCATTCAGACAATCTTGCGTCGCGAGTTCCAAAAGAACCCAGTCCGCAAGCTGGGCGCCCTGATCGCCTATGGTGGCTTTCGGGATATTAAGAAACGCATGAACCCGGATAGTTATGGCGGGGCACCGCTGCTGGGTTTGAATGGGACGGTCATCAAAGTGCATGGATCGGCCAAAGCAACCATGGTGACCAATGCAGTTCATCAGACCGCTGCCGCGGTCAACACCCACCTCAACGAGCATATTCGCTTGGCGGTGGCCAAGGCCAACGAGACGGTGGCTGCGGCATGA
- the rpmF gene encoding 50S ribosomal protein L32, whose amino-acid sequence MGVPKRKPSKSRQRMRRAYNSVMKLPQVSECPQCGASYRPHRVCPSCGFYKERQILTVSAGA is encoded by the coding sequence ATGGGTGTTCCTAAGCGAAAACCGTCAAAAAGTCGCCAGCGTATGCGGCGAGCCTACAACAGTGTGATGAAACTGCCCCAGGTCAGCGAATGCCCTCAATGTGGAGCGTCTTATCGCCCGCACCGGGTATGTCCTTCCTGCGGCTTCTATAAGGAACGACAGATCCTGACGGTGAGCGCTGGAGCTTGA
- a CDS encoding DUF177 domain-containing protein, with the protein MSSPAANPLDVHLRLLEKKPLRLKGKADPKLLDLGFDDELVHLNRPLEFDVEAEMVGADLLVRGSIYLPIDCECSRCLKPYVYELELDPWVCHIPLEAEGEKVVLNGDAVDLTPYLREEIVLALPQHPLCENECNGLPGLVKSGEDERSVAQSSGKKPASIWDQLDKLKLR; encoded by the coding sequence ATGTCCTCCCCCGCTGCCAACCCTTTGGATGTTCACCTTCGCCTGCTGGAGAAGAAGCCTCTCCGTTTAAAAGGGAAGGCGGATCCTAAGTTATTGGACCTTGGATTCGATGACGAACTGGTTCATCTGAACCGGCCTTTGGAGTTTGATGTGGAGGCTGAGATGGTGGGAGCGGATCTTCTGGTTCGTGGAAGTATTTACTTACCAATAGATTGCGAATGCTCTCGCTGTTTAAAACCTTATGTTTATGAGTTGGAGTTGGATCCGTGGGTATGCCATATTCCGCTCGAGGCAGAAGGGGAAAAGGTCGTTCTCAATGGTGATGCCGTGGACTTGACGCCCTATCTTCGGGAAGAGATCGTCCTCGCGCTTCCTCAACATCCGTTGTGCGAAAACGAGTGCAACGGTCTCCCCGGTTTGGTGAAGAGTGGTGAGGACGAGCGGTCTGTCGCCCAGTCGTCAGGTAAGAAACCGGCTTCGATTTGGGACCAATTGGATAAACTGAAACTAAGGTAG